A DNA window from Leptolyngbya sp. KIOST-1 contains the following coding sequences:
- a CDS encoding class I SAM-dependent methyltransferase — MSSIESTVTDQYNQIANVYDRRWKRYVTNTLNFFKAWAEIAPTAAVLDIACGTGELERLLLQNNPTQIITGIDISEQMLVQAQQKLERYPNITFKEASASDLPFPAQSFDVVVSANAFHYFSDPQAALAEMKRVLKPEGKLVILDWCRDFWFCRLCDWVLQRIDPAHQQCYSEAELHTLLENAEFCISRAQRVRFDVIWGLMAVAALSASPVQEL, encoded by the coding sequence ATGAGTTCTATTGAGTCAACGGTTACAGACCAGTACAACCAGATCGCCAATGTCTACGATCGGCGCTGGAAGCGATATGTCACGAATACGCTGAACTTTTTCAAGGCATGGGCTGAGATTGCCCCGACGGCAGCAGTATTAGATATTGCCTGTGGCACAGGTGAGCTAGAGCGTTTGCTTTTACAAAACAACCCAACTCAAATCATCACTGGCATCGACATCTCTGAGCAAATGTTGGTTCAAGCCCAGCAAAAACTCGAACGCTATCCAAACATTACCTTTAAAGAGGCATCAGCATCGGATTTACCGTTTCCAGCTCAGTCGTTCGATGTTGTAGTTTCTGCCAATGCCTTTCACTATTTTTCAGATCCACAGGCTGCTTTAGCTGAGATGAAGCGCGTGCTCAAGCCAGAAGGAAAGCTAGTAATTTTAGACTGGTGTAGAGACTTTTGGTTTTGCAGACTGTGTGATTGGGTACTGCAAAGAATTGACCCGGCCCATCAGCAATGCTATAGCGAGGCTGAACTGCACACTCTCTTAGAAAATGCCGAATTTTGTATATCGCGTGCTCAACGAGTGCGATTTGATGTAATTTGGGGCCTGATGGCAGTAGCGGCTCTGAGCGCTTCCCCAGTACAAGAACTTTAG
- a CDS encoding M23 family metallopeptidase → MTALSKLGHLWRRARFLRIAFCLGLGLFLTLHWPGSSAPAFAQDTVAFWRQASFPVENFQAYTSAFGYRTSPTGGGESQFHYGLDLAAPQGSFVRNWWNGKVIEVSDHTTCGTSAVIRSGQWEHRYCHMSGRVEVSNGKRYLVDPDGGIRYEQGQDLSTGARLGRVGMTGRTTGPHLHWMLKYDGNWVDPGLVLRAMYDAQQAG, encoded by the coding sequence GTGACAGCATTGAGCAAACTGGGTCATCTCTGGCGTCGTGCGAGGTTTTTACGGATAGCGTTTTGCCTCGGCCTGGGGCTCTTTCTGACCCTGCACTGGCCTGGTTCATCGGCTCCTGCCTTCGCCCAAGACACGGTTGCGTTTTGGCGGCAGGCGTCCTTCCCCGTCGAAAATTTTCAGGCTTACACCTCCGCATTTGGCTATAGAACTTCTCCCACTGGCGGCGGGGAATCTCAGTTTCACTACGGGCTAGACCTGGCCGCACCCCAGGGCAGCTTTGTGCGCAACTGGTGGAACGGCAAGGTGATCGAAGTCTCTGACCACACCACCTGTGGCACCTCTGCCGTCATTCGGTCGGGCCAGTGGGAGCATCGCTATTGTCATATGAGCGGTCGGGTCGAAGTCTCAAATGGCAAGCGCTATTTGGTTGATCCAGACGGGGGCATTCGCTATGAGCAGGGGCAAGACTTGTCCACTGGGGCACGACTGGGCCGCGTCGGCATGACGGGGCGCACCACCGGCCCACACCTCCATTGGATGCTGAAATACGACGGCAATTGGGTTGACCCTGGGTTGGTGCTAAGGGCCATGTATGACGCTCAGCAAGCGGGTTAA
- a CDS encoding CPBP family intramembrane glutamic endopeptidase, whose protein sequence is MIQLHKLVHYPAPVRIFCFLLLLALVWVPIALPLYAWLGTDGSLSVIPLVLLYVLFMVWLVPWGRRVHGQAQPLRTHGLGASARYGRELAIGVVVGLVSLGLLFTLEGGLGWLTWQPAPPTLGRIALEGLLVGLGVGLAEELLFRGWLLDELRYDWGFTPALWASGTIYAALHFIKPWEAIVKELPSFPGLLLLGLTLGWARQRTAGRLGLAIGLHGGLVAGYYLIDVGDLAIYTGRVPEWVTGLNQNPLAGAMGVLFLALISAGIRYIPSASR, encoded by the coding sequence ATGATTCAACTGCATAAGCTGGTTCACTATCCTGCCCCGGTGAGGATTTTCTGCTTTCTGCTACTGCTAGCGCTAGTTTGGGTGCCCATCGCCCTACCTCTCTACGCGTGGCTGGGCACTGATGGCTCCCTGAGCGTTATTCCCTTAGTTTTGCTCTACGTCTTGTTTATGGTATGGCTGGTACCGTGGGGTCGCCGCGTGCATGGCCAAGCTCAACCGCTGCGCACCCACGGTCTAGGGGCATCGGCCCGCTATGGGCGAGAGCTGGCAATTGGGGTAGTTGTGGGCCTGGTGAGCCTGGGGCTGCTATTTACCCTAGAGGGCGGGTTGGGTTGGCTGACCTGGCAACCGGCACCGCCCACCCTAGGGCGAATTGCCCTGGAGGGGTTGCTGGTGGGCCTGGGTGTTGGCCTGGCCGAAGAGCTGCTCTTTCGTGGCTGGCTGCTGGATGAACTGCGCTACGACTGGGGCTTTACTCCGGCACTGTGGGCCAGCGGCACGATCTATGCGGCGCTGCACTTTATCAAACCCTGGGAGGCCATTGTGAAAGAGCTGCCTAGCTTTCCGGGCCTACTGCTGCTGGGGCTGACCCTGGGCTGGGCACGCCAGCGCACTGCCGGACGCCTGGGGCTGGCCATTGGGCTGCATGGGGGGCTGGTGGCGGGCTATTACCTGATCGATGTGGGCGATTTAGCGATCTACACCGGGCGAGTGCCGGAATGGGTGACGGGTCTGAACCAAAACCCGCTAGCCGGAGCAATGGGAGTTCTGTTTCTTGCCCTGATTAGCGCTGGTATTCGGTACATTCCAAGCGCTTCCCGATGA
- a CDS encoding heavy metal translocating P-type ATPase codes for MVSTAPLNALSKSRFGHLCKGLFDEHPEAVAAIACAVLVGLGWQTLALGWVGGALLFLAAAYVIGGFESAREGLTTLVQEKELDVDLLMIIAALGAASLGLWQREYNLIVDGAVLILIFAISGALEGYAMGRTGRNIQGLMSLTADTATVIRQGQEQIMPISALQVGDQVLVKPGELVPTDGVVAEGFSTVNQASITGESIPVEKTVGDEVLAGTLNGYGALRLTLHQPPESSLIQRVIRLVQQAQTEAPPSQKFMERFERRYAQVIVTVGVLLSTLPPLLLGWGWEETIYRALVFLVVASPCALMASIMPTLLSGIANGARQGILFKNGAQLEQMGQIRAIAFDKTGTLTTGQLDVVNVLADDPDELLTVAAALESLSEHPIGAAIVQAAQRRALTWPAAINGQAQVGQGITGEVAGRSAVVGKAAFVSAQVQARGQAVSSHLAKQSQQWEAEGKTVVWVAHGGPVLGLIAVADRVRPEAARAIARLKHLGIEQVVMLTGDNARTAHSMAQQLGVDQVHADLMPEDKVTVLRQLQQQYGSVAMVGDGINDAPALALATVGIAMGAAGSDVALETADIVLMADRLEKLEHAIGLGRRARAIVRQNIGFALGLIGVLIAGTLSGHITLPMGVLGHEGSTVIVTLSGLRLLRS; via the coding sequence ATGGTGTCTACTGCCCCGTTGAATGCTCTGTCGAAGTCTCGATTCGGCCACCTGTGCAAAGGTTTGTTTGACGAGCACCCCGAGGCGGTGGCGGCGATCGCCTGTGCGGTTTTAGTGGGGTTGGGCTGGCAAACCCTGGCCCTGGGCTGGGTGGGGGGTGCCCTGCTGTTTCTAGCGGCGGCCTACGTCATTGGTGGATTTGAGAGCGCCCGTGAGGGCTTGACCACGCTGGTGCAGGAAAAAGAGCTGGATGTAGACCTGCTAATGATTATCGCTGCCCTCGGGGCCGCCAGCCTGGGTCTGTGGCAGCGGGAGTACAACTTAATTGTCGATGGGGCCGTCCTGATTCTGATTTTTGCCATTAGTGGTGCCCTAGAGGGCTATGCCATGGGACGAACGGGGCGAAATATTCAAGGGTTAATGAGCCTGACGGCTGACACCGCAACGGTGATTCGCCAGGGGCAAGAGCAGATCATGCCAATCTCAGCGCTGCAAGTCGGCGATCAGGTTTTGGTCAAACCGGGGGAACTGGTGCCTACCGATGGGGTCGTGGCCGAAGGCTTCAGCACGGTGAACCAGGCGTCGATTACGGGGGAATCTATTCCTGTAGAGAAAACCGTGGGCGACGAGGTTTTGGCGGGCACCCTCAACGGCTACGGTGCGCTGCGCCTAACGCTCCACCAGCCGCCGGAAAGCAGCTTGATTCAACGCGTGATTCGCCTAGTGCAGCAGGCCCAAACCGAAGCGCCTCCCTCCCAAAAATTTATGGAGCGGTTTGAGCGTCGCTACGCCCAGGTGATTGTGACGGTGGGCGTTTTGCTGTCCACGCTGCCGCCCCTGCTGCTGGGCTGGGGCTGGGAGGAAACAATCTACCGCGCCCTGGTGTTTTTGGTCGTGGCCTCCCCCTGTGCGCTGATGGCCTCAATCATGCCGACCCTGCTCTCTGGTATTGCTAACGGGGCGCGACAGGGCATTTTATTCAAAAATGGGGCGCAGCTGGAGCAGATGGGCCAAATCAGAGCGATCGCCTTTGACAAAACCGGCACCCTCACGACCGGACAGCTCGACGTGGTGAATGTGCTGGCTGACGATCCGGATGAGCTGCTCACCGTGGCCGCCGCCCTCGAGAGCCTTTCGGAGCATCCCATTGGTGCGGCGATTGTGCAAGCGGCGCAGCGCCGAGCCCTGACCTGGCCAGCGGCGATTAACGGACAAGCCCAGGTAGGTCAGGGCATCACAGGGGAGGTAGCTGGGCGGTCTGCGGTGGTAGGTAAAGCAGCCTTTGTTAGTGCCCAGGTTCAAGCTCGTGGGCAGGCCGTTTCCTCTCATCTAGCGAAGCAAAGCCAGCAGTGGGAGGCAGAGGGCAAAACCGTGGTTTGGGTGGCCCACGGCGGCCCAGTGCTGGGCTTGATTGCGGTGGCCGACCGAGTGCGTCCAGAGGCGGCCAGGGCGATCGCCCGCCTTAAGCACCTGGGCATTGAGCAAGTGGTAATGCTAACGGGTGACAATGCCCGCACGGCTCACAGTATGGCCCAACAGCTGGGGGTAGATCAGGTGCATGCCGATTTAATGCCTGAAGATAAGGTCACGGTTCTACGGCAATTGCAGCAGCAGTATGGCAGCGTGGCGATGGTCGGCGATGGCATTAACGATGCCCCCGCCCTGGCTCTGGCCACGGTCGGCATTGCCATGGGCGCTGCGGGCAGCGATGTGGCCCTAGAGACCGCCGATATTGTGCTCATGGCCGATCGCCTAGAAAAGCTAGAACACGCTATTGGCCTAGGGCGGCGGGCACGGGCGATCGTGCGACAAAACATCGGCTTTGCCCTTGGGCTGATTGGGGTACTCATCGCGGGTACCTTGAGCGGGCATATCACCCTACCAATGGGCGTGTTGGGCCATGAAGGCTCTACTGTTATCGTCACCCTCAGTGGTTTGCGCCTGTTGAGAAGTTAA
- a CDS encoding precorrin-8X methylmutase: MTTEFLTIKELTDAVGGGVTPRMVRHYHTLGLLPPVPRSESNYRLYTQRDIQRLQRVIALKQQGFQLSHIGQILESDSEATADASLMTQLQQQYQAVMQQIARLRHTASALEGLLGRDLDCQRTQAQALAQLKQLDVDTQAGLSQIDQLWASLDAETTAHPEAFQESLQRLLPNLSHYSEITQHLIQQLVLACGDVSLVNLIQISGDAIAAARTALSSGCEIITDVPVVATAIDQTRLAALGCPVTTLIDDPHITAANEAEQAFWLQKRWQQPLHDCLSGSVLVIGYAPSVLLTVCQLIEQQRFQPALVIGMPIGFNHAPAAKRRLMATSIPYITIQGSLGGGLLAAVTLNALIETLLEKPDCHCYLTRP, encoded by the coding sequence ATGACGACTGAATTTCTGACCATCAAAGAACTCACTGATGCGGTAGGCGGAGGCGTCACCCCTCGCATGGTGCGGCACTATCACACCCTGGGGTTACTGCCTCCCGTTCCCCGCTCAGAGAGCAACTACCGACTTTACACCCAGCGGGATATACAGCGATTACAGCGAGTGATAGCGCTTAAACAGCAGGGCTTTCAGCTCTCTCACATTGGGCAAATTCTAGAGAGTGACTCTGAAGCCACCGCAGACGCGAGCCTAATGACCCAGCTACAGCAGCAGTATCAGGCTGTGATGCAGCAGATTGCCCGCCTGCGCCATACCGCTTCGGCCCTGGAGGGGCTGCTGGGGCGCGATCTAGATTGTCAACGCACCCAGGCTCAAGCTCTGGCTCAGCTCAAGCAGCTCGATGTAGACACCCAGGCGGGTCTAAGCCAGATCGATCAGCTCTGGGCTAGCCTCGATGCCGAAACCACCGCCCACCCCGAAGCCTTTCAGGAATCGCTTCAGCGCCTGCTGCCTAACCTCTCGCACTATTCTGAAATTACCCAGCATTTGATCCAACAGCTGGTGCTGGCCTGCGGTGATGTGAGCTTAGTTAACCTCATCCAAATTAGTGGCGATGCGATCGCCGCAGCACGCACCGCTCTCAGCAGTGGGTGTGAGATCATTACCGATGTGCCTGTGGTAGCCACGGCGATTGATCAAACTCGGCTAGCCGCTTTGGGCTGTCCGGTTACAACCTTGATTGACGATCCTCACATTACCGCCGCCAACGAGGCTGAACAGGCTTTTTGGCTCCAGAAACGCTGGCAGCAACCATTACATGACTGTCTATCCGGTAGTGTGCTGGTCATTGGCTATGCCCCTTCAGTGCTGCTCACCGTCTGTCAGTTAATAGAGCAACAGCGTTTTCAACCGGCTCTGGTAATTGGTATGCCTATTGGCTTTAATCACGCCCCTGCTGCCAAGCGGCGACTGATGGCAACATCCATCCCTTACATTACGATTCAAGGAAGCCTTGGCGGCGGGCTCTTGGCTGCTGTAACTTTGAACGCCTTAATCGAAACACTGCTTGAGAAGCCAGATTGCCACTGCTATCTGACTCGGCCCTAA
- a CDS encoding cation diffusion facilitator family transporter, whose protein sequence is MGNRSARFYTLLSIGAAVLTILLKTTAYLLTGSVGLLSDAAESVVNLVAAIVATWAVTFAAKPPDEDHAFGHFKAEYFSSGVESVLILVAAGSIAFAAWGRLFDPQPLEQVGIGLALSLAATAINGTLAIVMLRASRRLRSITLRADAHHLLTDVWTSVGVVVGVILIPTTGWLILDPIIALVVAANIVWAGLRLLRETGMGLLDTALPAEERQIVADTLQPFEAEGIQFHALRTRVAGARRFVSVHVLVPGSWTVKQGHDLCEVIELAIARSLPGTFIFTHLEPSEDPVSWADQSLER, encoded by the coding sequence ATGGGAAACCGCTCGGCTCGGTTTTACACGCTGCTCTCCATCGGGGCTGCTGTTTTAACAATTTTGCTGAAAACAACGGCCTACCTGCTGACTGGTTCGGTGGGACTACTGTCTGATGCTGCTGAATCGGTGGTGAACCTGGTGGCTGCGATCGTCGCGACCTGGGCCGTGACGTTTGCGGCTAAACCGCCGGATGAAGACCATGCCTTTGGGCATTTCAAGGCGGAATATTTTTCTAGCGGCGTCGAGAGTGTGTTGATTTTGGTGGCGGCGGGCAGCATTGCCTTTGCTGCCTGGGGTCGGCTGTTTGACCCGCAACCCCTAGAGCAGGTGGGCATTGGCTTAGCCCTATCGCTGGCGGCAACGGCGATCAATGGGACGTTGGCTATCGTTATGCTGCGGGCCAGTCGGCGGCTGCGCTCTATTACTCTGCGGGCAGATGCACACCATCTACTGACCGATGTCTGGACATCGGTAGGGGTCGTGGTGGGGGTAATTCTGATTCCCACTACGGGTTGGCTAATTCTTGACCCGATTATTGCCTTGGTTGTCGCGGCAAATATTGTTTGGGCGGGGCTGAGATTGCTGCGCGAAACGGGAATGGGTCTTTTAGATACGGCCTTACCGGCTGAGGAGCGTCAAATTGTTGCCGATACTTTGCAGCCTTTTGAGGCTGAGGGAATTCAATTTCATGCATTAAGAACTCGGGTGGCTGGTGCCCGGCGGTTTGTCTCGGTACATGTGTTGGTGCCAGGTAGTTGGACGGTCAAACAGGGACATGACCTCTGTGAAGTAATTGAGCTGGCGATCGCCCGCTCTCTACCCGGCACATTTATATTCACCCATCTAGAACCTTCAGAAGACCCGGTTTCGTGGGCAGACCAGTCCTTGGAACGTTAA
- a CDS encoding DUF302 domain-containing protein: MFTLTPKQVFMYYIVETTKPFEQAATDLELAVKHHGFGVLHIHDLGATLRGKGIEFEAQCKVFEVCNPQQAAAVMATDMRLNMALPCRISVFTEKGTTKIGLIKPAQMLAALSQDPELTRIAEEVEERTIQMVDEAK; encoded by the coding sequence ATGTTCACTCTCACCCCCAAGCAAGTATTCATGTACTACATAGTCGAAACGACAAAACCCTTTGAACAGGCCGCCACCGATCTTGAATTGGCCGTTAAGCATCATGGCTTTGGCGTTCTCCATATTCACGACTTGGGGGCAACACTGCGTGGTAAAGGCATTGAGTTTGAAGCGCAGTGCAAGGTGTTTGAGGTTTGCAATCCGCAGCAAGCCGCCGCCGTCATGGCAACGGATATGCGACTGAATATGGCATTACCCTGTCGGATCTCGGTCTTTACCGAAAAAGGTACAACGAAGATCGGTTTGATCAAGCCTGCCCAAATGCTTGCAGCTCTGTCTCAGGATCCGGAATTAACTCGAATTGCTGAAGAGGTTGAAGAAAGAACTATCCAGATGGTTGATGAAGCAAAATAA